In Montipora foliosa isolate CH-2021 unplaced genomic scaffold, ASM3666993v2 scaffold_459, whole genome shotgun sequence, the DNA window GCCAGCAACGAAGAATACACTTCATGCGGAAGTAACTTTCTTTGTGCAGGCTGTGAGAGTAAGAGCTTCaaatcaagccactgatccagaGCACCATTACTTGTCTCATCTGGTAGAACATTGGAAAAGTGAGCGACCAGTGTTTTGATGTCTCCATCACCATGATGCAGCAGGTCGCTTCTGCTTTGGGGCCAAATCCTGAAATCAAAACTTTGGAAGCAGCTGATCGGCGGAGTTGTGAGAGACTCAAATCTACTGTCGGTGTAGTTGCAGATGTCAGTGAGAAgtttgttaaagtgcccctccATGTTCACGCCAGTGTTTGACAGCTTAACCACCTGGTCACCATTCTTCCCACATTTGAAGTTACCGGTCTGGGTATCATAgttgctggaaaaggatttgtAGCACTCTCCAACATTCTTCTTCAGATCCTCTAGCTGCAGCTTAGCCTTGTCGACTTTGCAAATGATGTCCGTAATGAAGAGGTCTTCATATTGGAACTGCTTTGACAGACGTCCAAGTATTGCAGTCACATCAACCATGTAGTGCAGCATCTTGACAAAACGCTCGGTCTTCAATTCTTTCAGGTACCCCTTTGCCTTGGCTCCGTCCTCACCTTTGCTACTTGAAGTGGTATTCTCAAGGTGGTAAACAGTAACAGCGTAATGCTTCTGGAGTGCCAACAGAGCCCTGTGTTGACTCGCTAACCAACGGATACATTTTACACCACCATAGCGAACCCTATCCTCCtcaagtaattcactaatttgTGAAAgttctcttcttttctttggCGAATAAAAGTAGAACTTAAAAATCCCTTTCACAGTTTCCTCAAATTTGCTGTAGTGAGATACTTCTTTAATAGCATCTGCTATCGCTAACTCAAGGTTGTGTGCGACGCAGTGAGTAGTGACATGGTGGTTTCCAATCCGCTCTTTCAGTCGTGTTGCAACCCCTGTCTTTTGACCCATCATCACGGATGCACCGTCAAAATTCGACCCCACCATTTTTTTACTTTGAGTTTCCACTGTTACTCCCACACGTGAAAGGGCTTTGTCTATCCCTCCCAGAACACCTGCCAAGATTAAACGCAATACAACTAATAGGTAAAAATTGGGAAGATATTTcaacacaactcaaagaaacGAACTTGTGTTTGTTGCAACAATACTAAAGACAATGCTAAAGGGCAAATTTTTATGCTgtgattattaattttttaataattgcgttacagttttttttccaaaaatttcaagaaaataaaacacACATTTAGCGCGGGAAATCGCTCTATTTTTAGAAACAAGTTGCTTGCAAAGGGTTTTCCACCGAGCTATACACCTGTTGGGAATCTGTGTTCTACATTAAAGAGTTTGAATGACTGAGTAAGATATTATTTAAGATTTCTTAACATCATCACGCTTTTCTTTCATCATAGGTAAATATATCACAATGCGACATTTCCATTCACCCGGCGTTGTAAAAGAAAAGCAAGCCAACTGGATGTTTCAGTGAATGGGCACGTGGGAATTCAACGCGAGACATTTTAATTAAGCTTACCTTCCGCATTTCCAGACTCGAGATCAACTATGTCCGCCAACGTTGTCTTTACATTCCCTTCCTTGATATATCGCACAAATACAGATTCCTGTTCAATTAATCCAGAATCGGTGCTTCCATCAgataaaacagagaaaaaattgGAATTGTGGATGTCATTTCGTGTCTCGTTTCTTTCCGAATCAGCAATCGCACCGATGAATGTTTTACAGGCGGCCGCATTTCTGTAGTGCTTCCCGACATCCaatccatttttttcttgaagatcACATAGACTAGGGAACTTTGCCATGGCCAGTTTTTCTTTCGCAACGAAATGTGCCGTGTTGaaaagtttttcaagtttgcccTTAGATTCCTTGTCCATTTTCCGGCTTATTTGCTCCAACGGCGCCTGCTCTGGTCTTTCTTCGTTTTTCGCTCGTTGAAGACAAAAGTAATGAGATTGGCTCTTGTCATGACTTGAAAGAGAATCGCGGCGAAAACCAGTATTGGAAGACCCATTAATTCCTGTATAAAGCCGGCTCCCTTTATCGGCCACCGTCGGGTATTTACGACATACTACACAGAACATTTCGATCTTCTCCTCGTTATACTCAACCCACGGAAATTCTTTTTTCCATGCTGGTTGGAATTTCCTAATTCGTCGTtcattttttttcgctttttcgCTGCTTGGATTTTGGTCTGTGGAGGATTCGGCTTTTCGTTTACCACCAATTTTCCACAAGTCAAGTAAATTTGCTGACatcgttctcgttgccgtcgccgtccttGTTTACCATAACTTAGTTTCCAAATATGGAATGTAGTTACCAGTCTTCTTGAAAACATCAACGCCAAATTCTCGGAAAACGGGTAAGTTTATGAGTGAGAAGAAAGCGGAATTCGCGGAAATCAGGCAAGTTTACGAAGTCCAGAGATGCTTGGGAAACTTAAAACTGAACTCAGtgaaaaacaagacaaatatTATTCTTGTTAATTGTACTCGTCCAGTCGGACAAGTGGTTTTGGAAATGCACTCGTCCGAGAGCAAGACATACTCGTCTCAGACGAGCGGACGAGTGAAAGTTTTTTGCCCTGTACATAAGTAGAGTGAAATAtatgggcagccgtcaccgccaaaaatacaagcctagttaatggttaagaataaaccggaatggcttaattgtcctttgtagaacggtttatcagaatttgaaaagatgtatttaaaacacaaatggacaagtcacccttagtgaaatgaaataaacaaacattaaatggtttagacaattcagaaactgtgtagatacccttggtgaattgattcagtgaaaacacgagtggttaagtgtttaatgaaatggatcagtcacCTTATGCAATCATCGCAGTTAACACAAAATTGGTTTGTGCCAAAGACCACCGGTGTAattatccttgtcaaaatgacaaagtcaagtcttgaatggatcagcatactttgacatgatatgcagtgaaatggcaaacggtccagcttaccgtacattggttcagtgatgtgacaaatggttcagagtagtttgaaatggcttattttatctgcaaatggatAATCGTGAACCGCATTGGTCTAGCATAGCATTGATCGGTTTACCATAAtgtcaaacggtttagtgttaccccaaatggcttagcgtgacgtatgacaaatggtttagtagaaagcgaaatggtttagtgttgcagcaaatggtttgcgctggaaccgccaaaaatacaaaagtgaaatggacaagtcaagattgaaatggaatagTCAATGTGGGGTCTTACGTCACAACCTATATGTCATTCAGATAAATATTGGCGCGAATTTGCCCCAACGAGGTTCGTACCGCGAAGTGCACAAGTCGGATTGGGAACAGGTTATTTCTACCAGTACCGCCTCATTTACTCGTCTCAGTGATCCTTATTCCATTAAGaatccttctttgtttttgcgtaGTTTAGCTGGATTGGTAATTTTTCTACTCTGATCATTTTGCCATGATATCGGCAAGTTATGTACATGAATGTGGATCAAAGCAAAGTAAGCACAGGAGACATGGGCAGGCCGTGTCGTTCTTTGTCTTCAACTGTACGCTAGTTAGCCACTGACAATCAGTTTCTGAAAATGTGAGTTTCTGTAGAAACCTGAGCATATTTCTCTATCGTTTCAGGCCTTTCCTTGAACCTCTGAATTAAAGTTAAATACACTTGCTACCCGTTACTCATAAACAGCTTCCATGTCTTAAAACAATCAATTGCCTTATCACGAATGCTCTGTTTGAAAGTGTCAGGTAGCTTTCCCGTAAAACGATGCCTCTTAACAGTATGTCAATCCTTTTGTTTCAGGTTACAATTTTTATCTCCAGTTCCATAAATTCTAATAACAAAGGATAAATCAtggtaaggtttttttttccctctgctctaaaaatataaatcctaatagaatacaatacaataaaattcTATATTTACAATGTATTTGTTCCTGATGGCCATCATGTAGATGCtctattgaaatgaaaaaaaatttcacctCCTTCGGTAAGTGCCGCGCCAGCGTTTGTAATTAGCGCTTGCTGTGTTTATCCGAGTAAATGTAACCATTAATCGCAGTGTGTTTGGTTAAGAGAAGTGTAGTCACTTAAGATTTTGATAGCTGTGCAACTGCTTACTGTCAGTGGCTTTTGTCCAAGACCCTATCACTGTCCACTCGGGAGTTGAACATGAATGTTTTGTGTTACACGTGAGCTTTTATTAATAAGTTCGCAAAACAATATGTAGGCATATCGACTTTAAGTGTGTAGGCGAATCGACCTgcaggcgaaacgaccggtttccCAATTTCCACAAACGAAAGTCTTGTGATTTGAAACTGTGTCAAATTACTGTTTCGTTCCACAGTGAAAGACAACTGTAGAAACTCCTTTCCTCAGACACTATCAGGGGAGAGAGTTTTCTTATATTTGAATAATGCTAAGACCAGTACCCACAAAATAGAAGACTTTGTCAAATACCATGGAGGTGTTGTTGTCATTTTCCTAGAGAAGAATGTTGACATGATAATAATGGATAGAACATTACAAAGAACTGCACCACCCATGAAAAGAAACTATTTAACAAGATCACAGCAATTTCTTAGAAAGTCAATCAAGCAGAGTGGTTCATCTTCTATTCAGTTGTTTGCATCAAAATGGAACATTCCAGTTATTGATCACTCTAGAATTCTTCATGTTTGTAAAAGAGCATTCttccaagaaaaagaaatacttttggagaacaaaaggaaactcATAGCACCATTTGTAAAAGTGGAAGATCAGAGTAGAAATTTTAAACCAGAATTTATTGAATTTGATAGGTTTCCATTCATGGACATCACTGTGCCTCCTACTCAATCTCCTTTTCAAGGTTGGCACCAACTCTATGCAAAGAAAAATCATGTAAATGAAAAAGTGGGTCAAACGTACCTCTGTGGGTTATGTGATGAAACATATGAAATGCTTAAAACACACTTGGATACAAATAAGCACAAAGTTGCAGCAATGGATGATTCAAAGTATTCTAGAGTAGATGCTCTAATCAAATGTGGGCTAAGCTGGAAAGATTTTGTGGACAATATTTGTAAGAAACGTGCCAAAGTTAATTATTGGCATGATAACATGAACTGGACTTAAAGGCCTATTTCCACCCTGACTGCATTGTGCATCCCCCGTGAGTAtcacaaaattcaaaaaatctTCAAAAGCCTTTCATAATCATTTTTGTCCATAAAATCTTTTAGATCTTGATTTTGAATGCGTTCTCTAGTTATCATTTTTTTGCTTGTATTTCTATGTTCGTTTAAAATATTTCGGATCGCTGCAGCAGACACGTTTTTCTTGCTGCCCTGACAAAGCTACTCCTTTAAAGAAGATACCTGGTATGTAAAACCACACAAACTAGTGCGACAAAAATagttggccaatcagaatacacTATGCAACAATAGCATGATTCTCAAAACAATAGCAAGCAATCACGTTGCATCAAGGGTGGTAATGGACCTTTGTTATACTGTGCAATGTCATAATTTAGTAGTCGAGGTAGTGAAAAAGTAAgttttttgaatgacattttccAAAGGCATTTCAATCTTGTAATTATTTTTGTCAAAGTTTGCCATTTATTTAGGGCAAATTCACTTAGCCACAATTGTGATCACTGAGTCTTGAGACAATGATTTATAATTTAAAAAGAATGCTATGTTGTTTTTTTCGCAATCAAGTGTGTGATCTCTTTTAATCTGaagtttttaattaatgttttcttttcagtaCGAGATGATGAATGTATATTGCAATTGCTGGGTGTGGCTTGTTGTGATAGAAAGTGTATGAGAAAATTGTCAATAGAGGACGTACATTCCTCAGAACTGCAGTTCCATGATATGGATCACGCTGAGAAACGCAACTATATCCTTGGGTTCCTGTCTGAAAATAGTAACATGGGAGAACAATATGTAGAGAGGCCTGGTTATTAATTCATAGCATAAACAAGGAATGGTTCAGGTGGCACTTCAATAGATTCAAGGAGGGTGTAGTTGCTGTGGAACATGGAAATAAAGGTCAAAAGAAACCATCCCAGAAGAGCAAAGACTGCATAGCATGGTTGCAGTTCTTTGTTTCCTGCGTTGGCCAGTACCAGCCTGATAACAAGACAATCCATCTGCCGTCATGTTTTACAAGACTTAGTATTTACAACCGTATGTGGGAGGAAAACAACTCTTTTGGTTTGCCATCCATTGGTATTTCCCAGTTTTATTCCATCTTTAGGGATCACTTTTCACATGTTCTTATACCAAAGGTAAGCTGACTGATTTGCTCTTAGTAGAAAGTACATTGTAGCAAATGAAGTTGTTTTAAGGATTAGATTTGGTCACCTGCTTGgcgttaaaaatattttttggcaGCCTGGAAGCATTAAACAGGCTGTAATTTGGACTTTAACATTTCAAGGCACTGTTTACACatacattttacatgtatttcaaggAACAGTGTCTAGTCCTTGAAATTTCTGACGTGTGGCTTTTGTTAACACATATACAATGAAAATCAACCAAAACTTTCAAGTCATCGCAACTTGCATTTTATGCTATGACACTGTCACAGTGAATGTAAGTTCTTTGGCATTTTTGTAAAATCTTACCATgtgtttccttatttttttgtcaTCAATACAGGAAAACAGATTTACGAAATGTACAGACTGCACCCGGTACAAAGAGGCAAAAGAGAAAACTTATGACAAGAAAGCCAGACAAGAAATTGACAAACTGTTGAATGAACACATGGAATTGGTTTGGTAAGTGACAAGACTTTAAAGCAAGTAACAAATACAAAATCTGCTGCAACCATTGCTAAAACTAGCGGTAATCTTAGATTAGGCTTTGAAGGCACAAAAAATTCAGTGGGTTCTacaattttttggtttttgtacatgtacatgtatatgttcaCCAAAATTCAACTTCGAAATTTGAcatccaaatttcaaatttgagattttattttcatattcGACATCGTAGTTTTATATGgtacattgattttttaaatttggtaTTGAAGTAAATAAGACAATTGTACCATGGGAACCAAAGaagctgattggtaggttatgtcacTTGTCAATTTACTGAGTTTTTTCGATGTCAGTCAATCAGGGCATAGAAGTAAGGTTCTCAATGTCCTGTACCAGAGGGTTTTCTCACCGCCTCGCAACTCGCTATTCCGTCaatctaagaaagaaaaaacctctggcatccagagTTAATTGCAAAGTGTCTTGAGTTCtcagaaaacaagaatatcattcttaaagtttattttatgtaaaatgtaggttctggaggtaattttgagagagGAAAACATGTTTCAGAGCTGAGGTTTGACTTGACAAGAATATCCTTCATAATTGCCATAGAAACCATCCAGATGTTTTCGCTTGGCTCTTAAGAAGCcctctttgtaattttttttgtgattttgacTAAAATTCCTTGTTTTTTACCCTCTTGCTTGAAGGTGATCTTCAGCAAATCAGAGAATGATGCCATTTCAACTTATTCTGATAAAAACTGTccagtgattggctaattgccATTATGATATCTTGTTACTAGCAAAGTTTCGTGTCGATCGGGAATGCCtcagatttttcttgaatttttccAAATGATTTATTGGCATGCTCTCAAGCTTTCATTCTGTGAAAAAAGGAGTTAAGGACCTATATGTTTGTGTTCATTTAACCTTTTGTAGGAGAGAGAGGAGGGTGTATTACCTGCATCGGTACAAAGCCCGTCGGTACCCTTCAAAATATTTGACCATCATAGATGATGCCATGGATCAAAAGACAACATGCATCCCACGTGTACACAGGAAGACAAAGGCGACATGTAACCTGGCAACAGTGGGCACTCATCTTGTGGGTGCAATTTTTCACAGTGGCCATTATCACCCCACGGGAAAGATGTGTTTGGGTCATTTGACTACTATCAGTGGTCACATGACCCAAACTTAACTGCATCTGTTTTACTAACCATGTTGGCAAAATGGTGTGAAAAGTACCAACTTCCACCAGTGTTGTATCTTCAATTAGACAACTGTGTTAAAGAGAACAAGAACCAGTTCATTCTTTGGCTTCTTGCTTATCATTCTGGTGGAGGTGGGCATTTTTGAGAAGGTAAATACCTTTGTgtacctggccccagttgttcgttGTTTGTTtctgccagataaatcactatccagtggataagtaatagcgaaatcaATTTCGCTATCCAttggacagtgatttatccagtggatagccttatccaccttttgaacaactggggcctggaatGTCCATGTGTATCGTGCAATTACTGTATGTGGTCCCTTCCTTCAAGTCCTTTAGGAATTGCATTGTACAAGTGAAAGTACTGTGTATAATTTAGTAGCAATAACTGAATTATGTCTTTAGAGGTCCTGTGCAAATTATACATGTAAACTCAGTATCACATTTATTTGCTGTCTTGCTTGAACTTTATActttatttacatataaaacactgtacatgtatgctttCAGATACGTCTGAACTTTCTTCCTGTTGGTCATACCCATGAGGACATTGATGCCTTCTTTGGTGTTTTTTCAAAGTACTTGGCACAgacagatgtttacactatagAAGGTACATGTAAGAGAGAGATGTTTTAACTGGAAGTTTATTTCAGTATACCAAAATGTTGCATGAGCTTGCATGGAGAGAAAATGACCGAGGAGGGCCTCGTAACAATGTACCAGAATTTCTAGTTAAAATGAAAACTATTGTGATTtgacttttgttgttgttcttagTAACACTGAATGCCTAAAAAGgaatttcaaatttgatttaatttcaaGCACACTTAGGCTTGGTTGAATACAGCTGTTCAGTAACTTTGGCCACATGAGTCTCATTgttattatttgtaaaatttacaTAGGCCTGAGTAAGTTCATTATTATCTGTACATGCACTATAAAAGTCAACTCACCAAGTTTAAgcatgttgtttttttgttttcagaccTGCTAAGAGCTATGGAGAGCTGCCTGACAACAATCAAGGCCTTCCCATTTTTACTTGACATGGTTTTTGACGTCAAAGAATGGTTCTCACCCCATGCAAATGAACTTCACTCTCATACTCATccaaaatgtttcaaatttgtgaGAAATGAAGAGGGAAGCTGTGTGATGTTTTATAGGAATTATTCTCACATGAAATGGGAAGGACCACAGCAGCTTCTTAAGGTGTGATTCCGTAAACTGAAAGTGTTCCTATGTGAgttcatacatacatgtatatgttgtaGTTAAACATTgttgtcacattttttttactGTAAATGAATTAAGTATCAccagggttgaaacgtgtaaggCGCGTTcaaagcttccgaatattcagtgcgaattgattggttgaatgtttcagtgctccGTACCATATTtagaaacccctcgctcttgttgttccaaatatggtacttagcaaattgaatattcagaagcttgtttcccagcacacaaggggccgttacacgtttcaaccctcaTGGGTTTCTGGTATCACCAAAACCAAGTTTACTTTTTAAATACAAATATTATGACATCCGAAAGTGAGATTTCCAAAGGCATATCTTTTAGATACATGTAATCTTCCCATCTcagcttattttatttttacctaGTAATTTTTTCTAACTACTTTACTGTAGGTAACTTTTTTCTTAACATTTACAGACAATGTTTCACATTATTTATCCCTAAGCACTGATAGTTTACTCTTTTCGTTAGGGTGAGGATTAGGGTAGAAGGATTGttttttaaaaactcattttatAAGAAGTACCATAGTTTTTTACTGGTCTTCAATGCATCCTATCTATTATTCTgtgttttctttcattaaagaGTATCCCAACAAGTAAACCAAATCTTATCCAGCCATCACTGAATAAGATTGATGCTGATGCTCTGAGAAGAGACCTCAGAAAGTTCCAGGACAACTATCCCAAAGGAGTATTTGAAGCATGGTCACAGTGGGttcaaaacatcgataaacTTTTGCAATTGCCAACAGAATGGGAATGGCCTTTGGATATAATATTACAAAATTGTGACAAAGTGAGGCCAGCAATTCAAGATGTGGCTGTTCCTGGTCATCTTATAGCCCTCCATGATAAAGAAACTGAAGAAACCCAACAGGTAAAGTTTAACAGTATTCTAGTGTAATTTCAAATctaaatacatgtactgtacatgtacataacaAGTGATTAttcaccaatttttttttctcatcacaGATCTACACTGGGCGATATAGACCTCCACGTGCCCGCGAAAATCCAGTTGTTACCCAAGATGATTGTCTTGAAAACATTGAGGTTGGAACATTTG includes these proteins:
- the LOC137989440 gene encoding uncharacterized protein — encoded protein: MESCLTTIKAFPFLLDMVFDVKEWFSPHANELHSHTHPKCFKFVRNEEGSCVMFYRNYSHMKWEGPQQLLKSIPTSKPNLIQPSLNKIDADALRRDLRKFQDNYPKGVFEAWSQWVQNIDKLLQLPTEWEWPLDIILQNCDKVRPAIQDVAVPGHLIALHDKETEETQQIYTGRYRPPRARENPVVTQDDCLENIEVGTFVAVNLSNCDKVPVLGKVLEVTADSVKVHHWKGSFKGKWSPHNVPRTRTAWVDDLPKECVILHVCSFSLTEGNKLFPSTRKHLQDEYKRLGKI
- the LOC137989470 gene encoding zinc finger protein 862-like, translating into MSANLLDLWKIGGKRKAESSTDQNPSSEKAKKNERRIRKFQPAWKKEFPWVEYNEEKIEMFCVVCRKYPTVADKGSRLYTGINGSSNTGFRRDSLSSHDKSQSHYFCLQRAKNEERPEQAPLEQISRKMDKESKGKLEKLFNTAHFVAKEKLAMAKFPSLCDLQEKNGLDVGKHYRNAAACKTFIGAIADSERNETRNDIHNSNFFSVLSDGSTDSGLIEQESVFVRYIKEGNVKTTLADIVDLESGNAEGVLGGIDKALSRVGVTVETQSKKMVGSNFDGASVMMGQKTGVATRLKERIGNHHVTTHCVAHNLELAIADAIKEVSHYSKFEETVKGIFKFYFYSPKKRRELSQISELLEEDRVRYGGVKCIRWLASQHRALLALQKHYAVTVYHLENTTSSSKGEDGAKAKGYLKELKTERFVKMLHYMVDVTAILGRLSKQFQYEDLFITDIICKVDKAKLQLEDLKKNVGECYKSFSSNYDTQTGNFKCGKNGDQVVKLSNTGVNMEGHFNKLLTDICNYTDSRFESLTTPPISCFQSFDFRIWPQSRSDLLHHGDGDIKTLVAHFSNVLPDETSNGALDQWLDLKLLLSQPAQRKLLPHEVYSSLLANKPNNLSHILLVVEIMMVLSASTAVCERSFSAMNRIKTNLKTNMKQETLQDLLLVSTASPDVKEFSPEEAISVWIGSGKNKRHFVSSDVQHNTADRSAVTAEAEDAELEERPPLPALPALDEP